A region of the Bombus pascuorum chromosome 17, iyBomPasc1.1, whole genome shotgun sequence genome:
TAGATGTTCAGCCGGTTATGCTCTGCCGATTGTTCACTTCAATTTCGTCCCAATGCAGAAGCGTATGGTGACGAAGTCCGCATATACGGCAGGATTCGGATGAGCATGAAAGAATCGAGTGCCCCTCTTTCAGGCAATTGGTGCACATGGACAATTCTTTGACGGCTGTAAGACGTTCCTTGACTGGTTTCGCCTTGAAGATGTCGCACGTCCAAATTTCGTGCGATGCTTGACAGATTGGACATGCCAACGGAAAGTGCGTAGTGGTGAATGCGTTTCTCTGTGGACAGCCTTGTCGGAGAGCCTTGTGTTGTTCTGGCGTTTGCCTTGCCGGAGTATCAACGGATGTCGTTAGGTCACAATTTGCCTTTTTTTCAAGGAAATCTAATAGGTGAGTATAAGGAGGCATTCTCTTGTTCGGTATACTGAACTCCCATTGTTGTATGGTATCTGGGTTTAGTTTAGACAAGAATAGGCCAATGATATTGGTGTTTGACGTGATTGAGTCACCTAAGTTCTTCAATGCGTGGAGATGTAGTTTCATAGCGCCGATTAAATTCGCTAAGGTTGCCGGTGTTTCACTGGTCAGTCTAGGATAGTTTTGCATCGCGAAAAAGTGACGTAGACAAATCTCTCGTGGACAGTCGTATCTATTCTTGAGGGCGACGATAACGCCTGCATAGCTAATTTTAGTGCTGTTCAATGATTGAACATAACTCGCTGCTTCACCAGTTACGGATGCTTGGAGGAAATGTAGTTTCTGTACAGGCATCAATTGATCGTTTCTATCTATGATTAAAGAGAAGATTTTGTAGAAAGCATTCCAGTTTTCGATGGTGCCATCGAAGATAGGTAAAcgtatttttgataattctaTTGCTATCGGCCACAATGTTGCGGATGATCTGACGCTTATAGATGTTTCCGGTTTTGATGGTTGTGCTCTACCACTGAGTTCTGTTAAATGTGTGTCCTGGGCGTGATAGAAGTCTAAGATAGAGTTTTCTTCGTTGAGTAACTCT
Encoded here:
- the LOC132915547 gene encoding uncharacterized protein LOC132915547, with the protein product MANNEQISLLRRKRAALLCRLKFTSKRLYEYQKLSQQKKDILTLYHKTIDKLWSKFNVVQEELELLNEENSILDFYHAQDTHLTELSGRAQPSKPETSISVRSSATLWPIAIELSKIRLPIFDGTIENWNAFYKIFSLIIDRNDQLMPVQKLHFLQASVTGEAASYVQSLNSTKISYAGVIVALKNRYDCPREICLRHFFAMQNYPRLTSETPATLANLIGAMKLHLHALKNLGDSITSNTNIIGLFLSKLNPDTIQQWEFSIPNKRMPPYTHLLDFLEKKANCDLTTSVDTPARQTPEQHKALRQGCPQRNAFTTTHFPLACPICQASHEIWTCDIFKAKPVKERLTAVKELSMCTNCLKEGHSILSCSSESCRICGLRHHTLLHWDEIEVNNRQSITG